The genomic stretch GGTTTTTAGAATATGGTGATCACGTTGTACAGTTTCATCTCATAGAAGTTGTTGGCATAAATCATCATATTTCTAACTAATTCTCCTATGTAGTGGTTATCCTCATATATATCTACTTGCTTAAATAAATGTTTTATGTATATATGGAGGAAGTTGGCTCTTAACAACCACTCCTTTGCTTCTCTACTCTTTTCTTTCTTTATATGTTAAATGGTTGGTTGTATAATGCAAATGTTTAGGTGAACACAAAAATTCCggagagacggtctttcaatagcgttattgagagacctctcacataatggggtgagggacccactgtattttttttttccctattatgtctcccaccaaattagtgggagacggtaTCTCATGAGACTGCTGGTGTGTGAATGCTATTGGTTTGGGTCGTATGTTGTACAATGTGAATGCATTGTGTGGGTTAGGGTTCAAAAACATGTTTCATATCGGTGGTGTAGAGGTGAAAGAATATTTTTGTAGTTTAAATATAATAGTAGGGGGTGTTCTGGGAAGGAGTTTAGGTATAAAATCGTGAGGGTTTGGTTTAAAGATGATAATATCGTACTAATGTGGACCGTGGACATTGGCGCAAAAGGGGTTCAATAAGAGGTATCAACGCTTCTGCAcaacaaatggtatcagagttcAAGGTTGATTTGGGCTAGGCACAAAAATAAGTATCAGGCTTAAGACTTCTGCACAACAATGTGAATGTAGTGGACTCAAAGCTTTAGGGAGAACTAGAAAGAATGTTTGCAAAAGGTAACATGGGTCTCATGTCGATGAGACAGGGCCCGTCAAAGAGAAGAGTATCGACAATCTAGGTGTAAGGTGTGTTGACTGTTGAGGCTTCATGGAGGCAACAAAGGCGGTATGATGTGGCACTGAGGCAATAGATGGAGACTAAATTCAAGGTATATTGGATTTGGAGGGGATGAGTTTCATTTGCAAGTGTAGCACAAGTCCCATGAACTCATGAAGGGACACACAGACACACAGTGTGTCAAATTAACCAAGGGTGTAGAAAGTGGGGCTGCTTTTGTTTATTCAGGGAGGCATATGTGCGATTTTAGTGTAGATTTTCGAACCCATGTTATAAATATTGTCAATCACCTTATCAACTACTAGACCTGGTAAAATTGAGCCGACCCAAATAACCCGAGACTCATACCTGACCCGACACCCAAATTGAAGACCCGAGATTGACCCAAATTTAAATTGACCCGACCCAATATAACCTGACCAATGAATGTTTATTGTTGCATACTAATTATTATCCATAAATAACTTAATAATAgttaggctccgtttggcacgacacttcaggtagtttatttgaccaaaatttcagctacctgattttttttgcaagtgtttggcaagtagcttatttgatcaAATAAGACTGAATGAAATGCTTACCTCGGGAagatttgagaaatcaggtacctgaaatgacttattttccattttgtacccttttattctataatattaaataattttcatgtcattttaccaaaatcagctaccttttcagctagtttgccaaacacatctttatataatcagttacttTATTAACTCCTACTTTTccgctaccttatcagttaccttttcggGTTTCaattagcttttcagttttcaactaccttttcaggtttcagctagcTTTTCAAGTAATTTTGTCAAACAGAGCCTTAACCTGAAATTAACCTGGCCTGACCCGAACTCTGCAAGCCTGAAATTAAcccaacccaaacccgactcgGTCGTTCCATTTGCCAAGTCTATCAACTACTATAAATAGGAAACACCCGAGCTCCTACTCCTTAGTGATTCAAAGAATGTATCCATCTTTTCTAGGTTTCGGAATTATCCACGAAAGTTGGCATTGATTTAGTTTACTACTCTTATAGTTCATTTCTAATCACTAATGTGGTGATATGATAGATTAAGTTTTCTTGGATTGGGAAGTCAAATGTTAAAATACCATGTCAATTGTCAAACGGCCTACATTCAACCTGCACGTTAGGGAGCATCTCTTCACATGTACTTGTGTATCATCCATGGTAAATGTAATCTCCTTAAAATAAGCCACCTTCTAGGCTCTAGCCCACCGGATATTACATTATACACCAATGGAATTAGAAAATGGCTTGGCGCTCATTTTCGTTGGAGGATTAATATTTCAAGTTTTTActtgattttttgaaaaaaaaaatcgagttTTTCTTATACTATTACTCGCTCGTCTCCGCTAAACACAAATTTTGGCTCCGGCTAGTGATTCACATTGTAGATTTATCCATCAAGAATTGTTGGCATCCGTTCGCAATGTATATAATAAGATAAGATTTACCAGAACTAATTTAACCTCGTCATCAAAACTGTTGTCATTGTAGATTTATTCATCAAGATTTGTTGGCAAAATTTATAGATTAGACCATCCGCCCGCAATGTATATGATAAGATAAGATTTACCAGAGCTAATTTAACCTCGTCATCAAAACTACTACAACAATACGTCAATACCCATAACAAAAAATTATGAAAACTAGTTTATCTTCATGCGATAGGTAAATTCCGAAAATTCCAACTAAAAACTCTAAAACCATTGAATATTACTACCTATATTTGGAAATAATATTCCATAAAAATAGTAAAATGATAAACAAACAACACATCTCCATCACACATAATTACATGTTCTCCATGAACAAGATTTGCATCTCCATAATCCTTTATTCATTGAAATGGTCTTATTATATATAGAAGACTTTTCTCCTactttcttctcttttattcattttaaCAATCAAACTCCAACCTTTCTATCCATCATCCCTTCATCTcaaattattaatttatttcatACAAAATAACCCTCAAACCCTTCAACAAATTCCtacaaaaaaacccaaaaataccaaaaaaaaaaaaaaaaaaccctagaCAAAATTTTACAAAATGATCAAAACCCAAATTATCCCAAAAGAAATCAAACCACAACCCATGACAACAACAAATAAAGAGCATTTAGACCAACTAAAGCATATTTTCGACCGTTTCGACATGGATGGAGATGGAAGCATAACCCAACTAGAGTTAGCTGCATTGTTAAGGTCTCTTGGGGTTAAAACCACAGGAGACCAACTCCATGCATTGTTAACAAACATGGACTCAAATGGTAATGGTTACATAGAATTTGATGAGTTAGCTGAAGCCCTAATCCCTGAGTTAACCAACCATGAAATATTGGTTAACCAAGAGCAATTACTACAAGTTTTTCGGTCTTTTGACCGTGACGGTAATGGGTATATTACTGCTGCTGAGCTTGCTGGATCAATGGCTAAGATGGGTCAACCTTTGACTTACAAAGAATTGGCTCAAATGATGAATGAAGCTGATACTAATGGAGATGGTGTTATTAGTTTTAATGAGTTTGCTGCTATTATGGGGAGATCTGCTTCTGAGTTGTTTGGGCTTAATAATTCATAGTTAATTCTGGTATGAGACGGTCTCATAATAACAGTATTGGTAATTGTGTGGGTCTATGTTGTTGTATGTGTCATGGGTTAATGTAATTTTTTAAGGATTTGGCTAATGTTTGTACAAAGTAATGTGACATTTATGTTACTTGTTGAAGGAAATTGAGCTAATGAGTTTTAATTcaacaatgttttttttttttgacgattTCCGTCTTCGCACACTCGAATGTTCTTGTCGACATAATACACAACCGTGTGTGATGCGCTGCGCACATCACCCAATTTTGATGTCAGCTAGTTTAGTTGATAAAGTTATGTAATGTGATACTCATGTCATGACTTGGGTTCAAACCCCATCAGCATTAAAATCGCCCGAAAAAAAAATTAAGTGCTGGTAAATTCATAGTTTCTAAGAAGAAATGAGAATGGTAAAATTCTCTACTACTTAAGTGAACACCTAAAACGAAGCTAAAACGAAACCACCCAACTCGAATATAAAGCAACTACCATATGATCTAAACCCtaaccacaaattctcatttttgtGGCCAGGCGGCAGATCCGTCACAAACTCATGCGATGAGATCACcgtttctctcacaaaatacccatcgttGAGAGAGGTGAGTGGAAGACACGCGTGGGGGTCCATCTGTCTCTCTCTTTTGTGAGAGGTCCATGCTGCATGACGGGATTAGCTGTCACAAAGTTAAAGACAATTAACCCTAACATAGTGACATTTTTATGTCACTAATGACCTTCCCAAATCCCACTAATGACGAAATCTATTTTACGCACTTTATGTCTGATTTACTGAATTCATACCATTTTATTCCGACTTTTTATCCACCAATTGTTTAATCATCTTAAAACAACTACTGAAATGTTAATCAAAAGTGATGCCAGAATGTCAATAATGTAGTTTAGTAATGATTGTGACTGAAACTGTTCACAGCTGCTAAAACTTTCCTGCTAATCCTGTCAAAATCTCTGAATAAATGTTTCTACTAAAGTGGTTGCATCAAAGAACTTTCCTAGGTACAACTTTACAAGTCCCATGTGAGTGACATTCGTCAATTATGGTTTGCTCATTGGATTCTTCCatatgttgacaattatacccAAAATTAGCCTACTTTAGTTCACAAATGTCTACAAACTTTGAAAATTCAAGGATTATGAAAGTTCCAAGTAAAGCGACACATTTATCATCATGCATCGAGAAAAAAACATACTGCGAAAATAAATGTATGTTTGATATATAGAGTTTACTAGATAATACGTCTTCAACTCCGAGGTCCTGCCTCAAGCCTTAGACAATACAAAAGGTGCTGCAGAGCTGAATAAACTGAATTTATCATAATCGTATGTTTAtgtagaagatgatgaagaaaatGAAACTTTTATTATTTGCTAATGTATAAACAATGTGTTTCTGTACAAACATTCTAAATGATTATGAGCTATACTCTTACAGTAACATTTTTGTCGCCGCTGATCCAAAAAAAAACATACAGTAGAATTTACAGTCAATGAAGCTATTTTTCCTGCTCTATTTCACACATGTTACAGTTTTTGAATGTATTTCTGATCTGTACATTGCCCTGAGAACCCTGATTTTCGTTTCGTGTAAAGGGAGACAGACAGTATAGACGGGTTTCAGGGCCAGGGGATGAATGTCACCACTCAATGCCTTTACCAGCTACGTTGGTTGGCTGGCTGGCAGACAAAAATTGAGGCCAAACAAAAACCCGACCTCAACAGCCCTTCGAATTTTACTTTGATCAGGCCATCAAAATATTAATATCAGCCTTTAGTACGACGTCTTTCCCTCCGACTTGCAGCTACACGCGCTGTATACCCAACAGTGGTGTGCCGAATAGATCTTTGGCGGACCATGTTGCAATACTCAGGGTCTTCTGTCTTTCCCTCCAGCCTAATCCATTGGATCATCTGATGGTACATGGGAAGGAACCTCATTTGAAGGGAAGAGTAAGTGATGTACGGGACTAAAGCGGAGACCACCACAAAAAGGGTCAGGACCCAATACTTAACTGACGGGGCGAGTGACTCGACAAATACTTGATATGCTGTAGTGGATGTGTCTGGACTCATTGCTCCGTAGATCAAGACGAAGATATACCATAGAGCAATTCCGCCCCAGATGACAATGTGTTGAATTAAGGTGAAGTAGCTTATGAAGAGTGCCATCTGGCAGTTAACAACCCAGACGACACATGTGTACATTGTAGCCCCGAAGATTTGCACGTCAGCGGGTTGTCCGTGGTGGGTGAATGACTGGTATGATAAGGCTAATTTGCAGAAGAAGAAGGTGATTATCCCACTGCACGTTCCGTTGAACATCCAACTGAGTATTCGTAGCCAACTGAAGAGGACGTTTTGGACGCCTTCTTGGTATAGTAGCGGGAACTGTCAGAAAAACAGCACAAAACAGTGAGATGAGCAACACTAACAACttgcacaaataggattatacatccagttgtaccataagcattgtacaaccaaggtataagaatccgagcttgtATATATACatttctgagctaattcaaagttcatgtttttaatgtttaAATGTATGagctcaatactttctaataaagctcatattctttaacataaagctcagatactttatcacaaagctcagattctacaccgttgaacatatacaactggttgtatagtccatgaattgaaCAACTTGGCTCCATTTTCGGGGAAGTCAATAATTCATTATCCATTACAACAAGATGAGTAATAATTCATTTACCTTGAGACAGTAACGAGCAGAGACGTCTTGATCAAACACGCCCAAAGCAATTGCGGGAAGTGAAGTGAACAGCACATTATACAGAGATAAAAACCAATCATTATATGCCGGTTGTGCAGAGAACGATGTATATGCTTCAAACAAGAAGAGAGTGACTCCAAAAACGACGTTCTTGTAGAAGAAATAGCAGATCTGCCAAGAGAATAATACATAGCCATTTACAGTATTAGATTTGCTGAGCAATTCAAACATGTTCAATCAGCGAGATGAATTTTCTAGAAGagatgtaccattgagcttattCTCCTGTAGCAGTAATGTCCATGTACAAGCAACAAACGCTCCAAAAATCGAAATTGAGCAATTGCAATATCACTCGACATTACAGCCTGCCAAATCATACAAATCAAGAAAAAAATGAGTAACCAGAGTTTTGAGCCAGAGGAATAAAAGAATGTAAAATCAAACAAACCGCTGACAAATGTCGGTTTATGTACCTGCATGCCTTCAACACCACTAATCCCAACCCCAATATCAGCCTCTTGAAGCATTCCCACGTCGTTAGCTCCGTCACCTATTGCTAATGTTGTTTTCTTGGTTCCATTTTTCACTAGTCTAGTGACCTACAGTTTGCAATAATCATAATTAGaatacaaaataagaaaaggggaGCTAAAATCTCGTATTACTCCAACAAACAATCAGTGAACATACCAATGCCTTTTGTTTCGGAGATGAGCGACAGCAAATAACTGAAGCACATGCAATTGCAAGCTCTAGGAATAAGTTTTTCATGTCATCTTCTAGAGCATATGCAAGAGACTTCCCATCCATGATTAAAGCATACGCCTCAGAAGATGACGCGTCCATTTGGGTCTTCGCATCAGTAATCTGCTTGAGCACACATTCTCTGGATGCCTATAATAATGAGATTAAACATCAATAACTGTAATGAATTAAACTTAAAAGAGTTAAAGTGAAGTTAACCATCAAGACGGTTTGACTTGACTTGACCGAATTCTCATCACCATTGTGAATAACTCACCTTAGTAATAGCATTCTTGTCACCCATTTTTTCCAATGTTAAGATTTCTGGTGTTTCTAAGTTGATTATTATTTGCTTCATCCCTTGTCTCAACAAGCTACAAGCAAACCTGTAATTCACCACGTTCCGTTAGACAAATAATGAGACATAGCGCAAAATCAAGTGCGGTAAAAAGTGAACCCATACCCTATATTTATAGCTGTCTCCATCTTATCACCAGTCAAGACCCATATCTTTATTCCTGCTTGTGCAAGCTTGTCAATACACTCCGGAACCTGTACACAGATTCAGCTCAAAAAATTAGATATTTTTCGACACTTAGCAACACGGTTTTTATATAATCCCAACTACCATAGTGTAACAACTAGACAAAAAGGAAACAACAACATTGCCCAATGCCTCAAAGGCATCCGTCAATGCCGGTAAGGTGATGTCAAATGTGAGACTTTGACTAGTGGAGAATGGAAACAGTTAGATTAGAGATGAGCAAAATTACCCCTCGTTGAAGTTTGTCCTCAACGGCAGTGGCACCAAGAAGAAACAAGTCTCTTTCAATAGTTTCAGCAACTTGTTCAATGAGTGTTTCCCGATCTGCACTAACTGAATTTCTGGCAGCATTGAATTTTTCATCGAACTCTCTAAATTCTTCCGCATCTATCTCTCGATAGGCAAGTACTAAAGTTCTCAGTCCGGCATCTGCATATTCATGCAGATGATCCCTGGTCTTCTTCTCAAAGTCATTACCATTGGGGGAAAGCAGTGAAAACATGACACTgcaagaaaaagaaacagaaacAGAAACAGCATGTTTATAATCAGAAACCATCATTGTTATTTTAAAACAAAGAAACATAAGTAATCGCGTCAATTCATACTTGTCAGCGCCCTTGGAGAGTAGAAATATCTTCCCTTCCTCAGTTTGGACAATAACTGACATCCTTTTCCGGGTGCTATTAAACTCCAAGATACTCAAGATTTTGTATTCCCTGTAATAGTAACACATACGGAGTAACAAGCATCAGATACAATTGCATTGCTATAA from Silene latifolia isolate original U9 population chromosome 2, ASM4854445v1, whole genome shotgun sequence encodes the following:
- the LOC141644022 gene encoding putative phospholipid-transporting ATPase 9, whose protein sequence is MVNTRRRKRLRFSKIYSFHCGKASYEEEEHSQIGGPGFSRVVFSNEPEDSEFSVRKYPDNYVSTTKYTLATFVPKSLFEQFRRVANFYFLVTGILAFTSIAPYTAVSAVVPLIFVIGVSMLKEGIEDWRRQKQDVEVNNRKVQVHTGNGVFEVLEWRYLKVGDVVKVEKDEFFPADILLLASSYEDAVCYVETMNLDGETNLKLKQALEVTSSLLDDSSLSNFRATIRCEDPNASLYTFVGSMDYEGQQYPLTTQQLLLRDSKLRNTDYVYGTVIFTGQDTKVMQNSTDPPSKRSRIEKKMDKVIYFLFAVLFLMAFVGSVAFGVATKKDLKNGVMKRWYLRPDNSKDFFDPKRTPLAAFFHLLTALMLYSYLIPISLYVSIEIVKVLQSHFINRDINMYCEEADKPAHARTSNLNEELGQVDTILSDKTGTLTCNSMEFIKCSVAGTAYGRGITEVERAMAKRNGSPLPNGLIPGSPLSVTFDDQDEAEDVVEAGSGIKGFNFKDERVMNGKWVDEPHSEVIQLFFQLLAVCHTVIPEVDEDTGKVSYEAESPDEAAFVIAARELGFEFYKRTQTTVSLHELDPISGQTIEREYKILSILEFNSTRKRMSVIVQTEEGKIFLLSKGADNVMFSLLSPNGNDFEKKTRDHLHEYADAGLRTLVLAYREIDAEEFREFDEKFNAARNSVSADRETLIEQVAETIERDLFLLGATAVEDKLQRGVPECIDKLAQAGIKIWVLTGDKMETAINIGFACSLLRQGMKQIIINLETPEILTLEKMGDKNAITKASRECVLKQITDAKTQMDASSSEAYALIMDGKSLAYALEDDMKNLFLELAIACASVICCRSSPKQKALVTRLVKNGTKKTTLAIGDGANDVGMLQEADIGVGISGVEGMQAVMSSDIAIAQFRFLERLLLVHGHYCYRRISSMICYFFYKNVVFGVTLFLFEAYTSFSAQPAYNDWFLSLYNVLFTSLPAIALGVFDQDVSARYCLKFPLLYQEGVQNVLFSWLRILSWMFNGTCSGIITFFFCKLALSYQSFTHHGQPADVQIFGATMYTCVVWVVNCQMALFISYFTLIQHIVIWGGIALWYIFVLIYGAMSPDTSTTAYQVFVESLAPSVKYWVLTLFVVVSALVPYITYSSLQMRFLPMYHQMIQWIRLEGKTEDPEYCNMVRQRSIRHTTVGYTARVAASRRERRRTKG
- the LOC141644026 gene encoding putative calcium-binding protein CML16, which produces MIKTQIIPKEIKPQPMTTTNKEHLDQLKHIFDRFDMDGDGSITQLELAALLRSLGVKTTGDQLHALLTNMDSNGNGYIEFDELAEALIPELTNHEILVNQEQLLQVFRSFDRDGNGYITAAELAGSMAKMGQPLTYKELAQMMNEADTNGDGVISFNEFAAIMGRSASELFGLNNS